The Thermodesulfobacterium sp. TA1 sequence CTTAGCTTATCAAACCATTTCCGTGCTGGCTACCTACAAAAAGGCTGAGGACTTAATTAACATCGGTGCCTACGTAAAAGGTTCTAATCCTGAAATAGATAGAGCTTTAGCCTTGATAAAACCTTTAAAAGAATTTTTAAAACAACATTTAGACGAACGCTATGACTTGCTAACCTCTTTAACCCTTCTTAGAAACATTTTAGCAGGATAAAATGAGAAATAAACTTAGAGCCCTAAAAACTTTAGCCTGGTATAAGGAACTAAAAGAAGAGCAAGCTAAGGCTACACTTTTACAAGCTAAACAAGTTTATCAAATCCTTTTAAAAGAAAAAGAAAATTTGATAAAGGAAAAAGAAGAGGCCTTTAAAGGTTTAGAGAATAAAAAGGTATTAACCGCAGAAGAACTAAAGACCTATCTGGAAATTTTAGAGGTTTTTTTTGTGGCTAAAGAAGAGCTTGAAACAAAAATAAAAACTCAAGAAAGAGAAATAGACTTACTTTTAGAGGCCCTAAAGAATGCCTATCAAGAAAAAAGAGTAGCTGAAATCTTAAGAGATAAAACCTACAGGTTATTTTATGAAGAAGGTTTAAAAAATTTTTATCGACAGATGGACGACTTGATGGTGATTAGAAGAGGGAAATAGATGAAAAACAAGTTTATCAAGCCTCCTAAAATTAGGTTAAATTTAGAAAAATTTAAAAAACTTAAGTTTCTATCAAGGACTAAAAACCTTTTTTGGGTTTTGTTTGGTTTAGGGGTTTTTAAAGTTTTTTTAGCTTTGTTGATTTTTGGGGTTTATACTTATGAGTTAAGCGCTAAAGAAGAAAGAATAACTGCAGGTTGTCCTCCTGATTTTGCAGATTTTTTACAGGTAGAAAGACAAAGACTGAGTGATAAAGAAAAGGAGTTAAAGATAAAAGAAGAGGAGTTAAAGCTTTTAGAGGCACGTATTCAAGAACAACTTACCTCATTGAAAGAATTAGAGGCCTCGATAGAGGACAAACTAAATAAGATACAAGCAGTTAAAGACCAGAGAACGATTCTTCTCGTAAGAGCTATCTCAGAGATGAAACCCTCTAAAGCT is a genomic window containing:
- a CDS encoding MotE family protein; the protein is MKNKFIKPPKIRLNLEKFKKLKFLSRTKNLFWVLFGLGVFKVFLALLIFGVYTYELSAKEERITAGCPPDFADFLQVERQRLSDKEKELKIKEEELKLLEARIQEQLTSLKELEASIEDKLNKIQAVKDQRTILLVRAISEMKPSKAADMLINMDKDMAVKILSQLKSSQVASILSAMPPDKAASLSEALSGEGSKE